From Triticum urartu cultivar G1812 chromosome 2, Tu2.1, whole genome shotgun sequence, a single genomic window includes:
- the LOC125537269 gene encoding uncharacterized protein LOC125537269, producing the protein MANLAAGGYVFQPTGCELVGYYLMPRVELGGFFLPGVIAEGVDVLSLRPCALSFPENHRRDYSELWGLFFAAKPAGETCPTPGAGGCWEQYGQEKAYYDGEGSREAVALLLTRRRFAYRYSWRDGEVISQTRWRMKEYRLNRNAAAFRRAHPGPVPPDVVFVVHKVYRKSLIPPPLPPDSNSSEDGSSGSYIVYPQLDEIMRRLTLGN; encoded by the exons ATGGCTAATCTGGCAGCAGGTGGCTACGTGTTCCAACCCACCGGCTGTGAGCTCGTCGGCTACTACCTCATGCCCAGGGTTGAGCTCGGTGGCTTCTTCCTCCCCGGCGTCATCGCGGAGGGCGTGGACGTCTTGTCCTTGCGCCCATGCGCGCTCTCCTTCCCGGAAAACCACAGGAGGGATTACAGCGAGCTATGGGGCTTGTTCTTTGCGGCAAAGCCCGCCGGCGAGACGTGCCCGACGCCGGGCGCGGGCGGGTGCTGGGAGCAGTACGGCCAGGAGAAGGCATACTACGACGGCGAGGGCAGTCGGGAGGCAGTGGC CTTGCTGCTAACACGGCGCAGGTTCGCGTACCGCTACTCGTGGAGGGACGGGGAGGTAATATCGCAGACGCGCTGGCGGATGAAGGAGTACCGGCTCAACAGGAACGCGGCCGCCTTCCGCCGCGCGCACCCGGGCCCCGTGCCGCCGGACGTCGTCTTCGTAGTCCACAAGGTCTACAGGAAGTCGCTGATCCCTCCGCCATTGCCGCCCGACAGCAACTCCAGCGAGGACGGGAGCTCCGGGAGCTACATCGTGTACCCGCAACTCGATGAGATCATGCGGCGGTTAACGCTGGGGAACTAG